GGATTAACTGCAACACCTTATCGTTTGCCTACGGGTTGGATTTATCAATACCATTATCACGGGATGATTAGAGGCGATGAAGACTGTTTTTTCCGTGATTGTATTTATGAATTGCCTTTACGCTATATGATAAGCAATCATTTTTTAGTTCCACCAATTCGATTAGATATGCCTATTTTGCAATATGACTTTAGCCAAGTCCGAACTAGCCAAAATGGGATATTTAATGAAGAAGATCTTAATCGTGAAATAAAAAAGCAAAAGCGTATTACCCCACACATTGTTTCACAGATTATTGAATATGCAAAAAATTGCCGTGGTACAATGATATTTGCAGCCACAGTTGAACATGCAAAAGAAATTCTTTCTCTTTTACCTCAAGATGAAGCGGCATTAGTGAGCGCGGATACGCCTTCTCATGAACGAGACACGCTGATTTCTCGTTTTAAACAGCAACAATTGCGTTATATGGTCAATGTTGCGGTACTAACAACAGGCTTTGATGCACCTCATGTTGATTTAATTGCCATTTTACGCCCAACAGAATCCGTCAGTTTATATCAACAAATTGTAGGGCGTGGATTAAGATTATTTGCAGGAAAAACCGAATGTCTGATTTTGGATTATGCAGGCAATCCTCATGATCTTTATCTTCCTGAGGTCGGTACTAAAAAACCTAACCCAAAAAGTAAGCCTGTACAAGTATTCTGCCCTGTTTGCCAATTTGCTAATACTTTTTGGGGAATTGTGGGTACTGATGGCGATATTATTGAACACTATGGTCGACGTTGCCAAGGTTGGGAACTTAATGAACATGGACAAAAACAGCAATGTGAGTTCCGCTTTCGCTTTAAATTATGCCCTCATTGTAATGAAGAAAATGATATTGCGGCGCGTCGTTGTGTTCACTGTGATGAAATATTAGTTGATCCTGATGATATGCTTAAAGCCGCATTAAAGCTAAAAGGAGCGCTTGTTTTGCGCTGTGGTGGCATGCAATTTCAATCAGGCAATGATACTAAAGGAGAATGGATAGATATCAATTATTACGATGAAGAAGGCACGTCAGTATCAGAGCGCTTTCACTTAACTACCCCAGCCCAACGTAAAGTCTTTGAGTTAAAATTTCTACGAGAACATCAACGCGCCCCTGGTGTTCCTTTTGTTTGGCACAATGCTAACGATGTTATTAAGCAGTTCGATTTATTACGTCATCCTGATTTTATTGTCGCCCATAAAAGTAAAAAAGCGCATTTTTGGAAGATAAGAAATAAAATTTTTGACTATACAGGACGCTATCGAAAAGCAGATACATTGTATTAATCTGGATTTATATTTGCTGTTAGTGGACTTTTTCGTTAAAATGCGCCCCGCTTTATCTATTTTTAGATAAACCAAATCTCGAGCTTGTTGCTGGGTCGCCTGTAACAAGTATGTATTTTCTTTCTTTTTCATAAGAGAAAAAAGATGTTAACTATTAATGCAACTGTACGTAAAGAGCAGGGTAAGGGTGCGAGCCGCCGCCTGCGTGTGGCTAACCGTTTTCCTGCTATCGTTTATGGCGGAAATGAAGAGCCAATCGCTATCGATTTAGATCACAACGAAGTAATCAACCAAGAACACAAATCTGAATTCTATTCTGATTTCGTAAACCTGGTAATCGATGGTAAAGAAACTAAAGTTAAAGTTAAAGCAGTGCAACGTCACGAGTATAAGCCAAAAATTACTCATATTGACTTCCTGCGCGCTTAATAAGCCACCCTTCGAGCTTTATTTTTCGGGACGCCGAGCATGTAACGCCACTTAATGTGGCGTTATTTGTTTTTACTACTGAATTATTTTTCTGATGCTCTACGCTGTAATTGTTCACGCAAATTAGGTGGAGTACCTTTAATAGTGAGTGTATCTGTTGCGGGATCCCAGAATATTCTTTCACCCAATAATTTCGCATCAAAATTAACGGTTAATCCACCGCCACTACCAGAATATTTCATTAATTGACGTAAAGTACTACGATCAGCAGGGAAAGTTTCAGCTAATTCATAGCCCTTCTCTTCGGTAAATTGTGCAAAGTTTTGATCCCCCAAAGACGGTAATTCTTCAGCAAGCTGAGTTAAGGCAATTTCTTCGCCAGACTGTAATTGCTCATTGCAGTAGCTATATACTTGCTCACGACAAGTTTGACGTTCTTGCTTGTCCATTTCGGAAGCTTCACAAAAATCATCAACAGCTTGTAATAAACCTTTATTTTGAACTTTAGCGTTTAAACCTTCTTGAGCACCTAAAAAGTCCATAAAAAAGTCAGAAACTTTGCGACCTACTCGACCTTTTAGAAATGTTAAATAACGCAGAGAATCTGGCGCTGTTTCCCATTCAGTTAAATCGATACGAGCAATAATATCTGCATGAGGAATATCTAAATAACGTGTTGAAGAAACATCAAGGCTGTCATTTACCCACATACTATTACAGCTACTCAGTACAGCAATTAAAAGATAATCCACCGCTAAATAACGATAATGACAAAAGAGAACTGTTCCCCCTTCTGCGAAAGGATATTTTGCTAATTCATCCTTTAATCTCACCGTTGCTGCACGCGAAAAACCTAAAAAGTTTTCTTCACCTTTACGCTGTAAACGCAATGCTTGTGCTAATTCACTTTCTTCATTAAACAGACCATAAGCTTTGTTTTTTGCACTGTAAACACGATGCAATTCTTCAATCATTTCCTGAACAACAGGTTCAATGTCTAATACTGAATCACGTAACACAACTTCTAATGTCTGCTCATCTCGCTTGATAAGCTGATGTAAGACTAACTGACTAATATCTAGACTCATGGTCGTCCTCTTTATTCCTTCACTTTCGCATGCGCGTATTCAAACACTCCCCACTTTCAGTATCAAGGGAAAATTAATTAATTTAATAGCGGAAAAAGACCCAGTAATACGGTAATATATAGCGTTTTATTCATTTAGTAGGAATTCTGATTTTATGCCACAAAAATCCCGTTATAGTGATGAACAAGTTGAGCAGTTATTAGCAGAACTTGTCAGCGTTCTTGAAAAACATCATACTCCTACAGACCTTTCTTTGATGGTGTTGGGGAACATGGTGACAAACTTAATTAATACAAGTATTGCTCCTGCTCAACGAATGCTGATTGCTGATTCTTTTGTTCACGCATTGCGTGCTTCAATTGATGAAGGCAATATTCACTAATAAACATAGAAAATTTATTTATAGACATGGTAACGAAACCTCAGTCCTATCGTGAAAAAGTATCCCAAATGATCAGTTGGGGGCACTGGTTTGCGCTATTTAATATTATTCTAAGCTTATTACTTGGAAGCCGTTACCTGTTTATTTCAGATTGGCCTGCAACTTTCGCGGGTCGCTTTTACGCTATCGTAAGTTGGATGGGGCACTTTAGTTTTATTGTTTTCGCTATCTATATCCTTGTCCTTTTTCCGCTTACCTTCGTGGTCGTATCTCAACGGCTACTTAGAGTGATCTCCTGTACTCTCGCCAGTGCTGGACTCACCATTCTTATCTTTGATATGGCAGTTTACCAGCAATTTCAGCTTCATCTAACTCAGCTCGTTTGGGATTTAGTCATTAATCCAGATGAAGGTGAAATGGCACGTGAATGGCAACTTATTTTTATTGGTATTCCTATTATCTTTCTTATTGAGATGCTTTTTGCGACATGGAGTTGGCAAAAATTACGTAGTTTAAATCGTCAGCGATGGGGTAAGCCATTGGCTGGCATTTTTATTACTTGCTTTGTCTTATCTCACTCTATGTCAATTTGGGCTGATGCTAATTTTTATCGTCCAATTACGATGCAACGCGCTAATTTACCCTTATCCTATCCGATGACTGCGCGTAAATTCCTTGAGCGCCATGGTTTTATTAATCAATCAGAATATGAGCAACGTCTAATCAGTGAAGGTAACCCTACGGCACAAAGTATTACCTACCCGCTTGCACCATTAGTTTATGCAAAAGAGACTTACTCTTATAATTTACTAGTCGTTGTTGTTGATGGTTTAGGTAATGAGGAGGTCCCTGAATTACCAAGCTTGCAACAGTTCGCACAAAATAATCTCGATTTTACACATCATTATTCATCAGGCATTAATAATGATACAGCATTATTTGGTCTATTTTATGGCATCTCACCTTCTTATTTAGATAGTGTATTAAGTAGCAGAAAAAATTCAGCACTATTTGATGCCTTAAATTACCGAAATTACCAACTAGCAATGTTCTCAACAAATGGCTTTCAAACACCATTATTTAAACAAGCCGTACTATCCGATTTCTCTACTCCAACATCACGCAGTGGTAACAATGATGCCACTATCGATAGTTGGCGTAATTGGCTAATAAAAAACAACCAAACAACACCTTGGTTCTCTTTCTTACAAATTGATGGACATACTAATAAAGCGTCCCAAAAAAATTACATTAAATCAGCAATTAGAGCGCATTTTTAATACGTTGCAAGAAACCAAAGTGCTTGATAATACTGTCGTGGTTATCACATCTAGCTATCATCAAGACGGTGATAAAAAACAAAATAATCAATGGCTTTCTGATAAAACCACATTTAACCTAAACCAATCACAAGTGCCTCTAATAATACACTGGCCGAACATGAAGCCACAGTCGATTGATAAAATGACTAGTCATCAAGATATCATGACAACCTTAATGCAGCATGTTTTACGTGTTATTAGCCCAGCTGATAACTATTCACAAGGTGAAGATTTATTTGCAAGCACCCGTAATCATCCATGGATTTTCACCGGCGATGACGAAGCATTTGTGGTCTTTTTACAAGATAACACCTTGCTGATAGATAAACATGGCCGGTATGCTTTATTTGATAAGTCAGGAAAAGAAATTAGTGCAGCAAAACCTGATTTAAAATTATTACTACAAGTTCTTGCCGAACAAAAACGCTTTATTGAACGCTGAAGCTAGTAATAAAGTATAAAATTACGCCACTTAATTCGCAAAGGGTTGCTTTAGCGGTCAAAAACAGTAATATACATGACACAAACGGCATGTAGCGCAGCCTGGTAGCGCACCGTCATGGGGTGTCGGGGGTCGTAGGTTCAAATCCTATCATGCCGACCAAAATTCTTTAGAAAAACCAACCTCTTACGGTTGGTTTTTTTATGTCTGAAATTTGCCACTGGTAAAACTCTGGTAAAACTCTGGTAAAACGACGACAAATCATCTCTGAAAATCACCCTTTCTTTAGCTCATAAAACTGCCCTGTTCTCCTTGCTATTCTATTCGTTACCTTATATAAATTACTGTATAAAAACACAGTTAAATAGGTGATACCATGATTAAACTCGAAATCAATAATGCTGAATATATTGCTCAGTTAGAAGAGGCTCGTTTATCTGTAGACAACCCTTATGGTTATCTGTTTATGGATATTATCTTTTCTGATCCAAAGTTTGATGAGAATACATTTGAAATGAAGGATGTTAGACGAGAGCCAATGAGAACGTATATGACAGAGGATGTGGCGAGGGATTTGTTTGAGAAATTGGAGGGATATTTTAGAGATAGTTTCAAAATGAAAAATTAAGATGACTAGTATATCTAACCTAATATTAAAATTAATACCATTATATCCATTGTCACTTCAATCATATCCTTTTAGAATAACCACATAAAAATCATTATATTTTAATAATTATGAAAATATTCGTTATAAACTTACCAAAAGACAAAGAAAGAAAAGAGTCCATTCAACATCAGGCTGATAAATTTGGGTTAAATGTAGAGTTTATTGAAGCAGTGAATGGAAAAGGTTTATCAGAAGATGAAATCAACATCCTAAGCAAGGACTTCCATCAACATGGTATGACTCATGGAGTTCTTGGTTGTTCATTAAGTCATATAAAAATATATGAAAAAATGATAAAAGATAATATAGATATAGCATTAATTCTAGAAGATGATGCCTTACTGAATGAGAATATTATTGAATCATATAATTTAATTGAAAATTATAATTATAAGAATAAACATAAACCTAATGTATATCTTTTAAGTGTAGTAAATGAATATATTGATACATTTAAAGCAAAGCTCTCCACCAAATATAATTTAGTTAATGTTATTGATGCAGATTATGCCTATGGATACATGCTCAATATCAAAGCTGCCAATAATCTTCTAAATTTTTTAACACCAGTTTGGATTGAGGCTGATAAGTGGAGATTTATGAGAGAGCGAGGTGCCATTAACTTAAAAGCGATTATTCCACATGTGATTGATGTTACCCCTTTATCAGAAGTATCAACATTAGAAAGCGACCGTTCAATAACGCTAGAAAAAAGAATAGCATTCTTTAATGAACAATATAAAAATAGAAGTTTATATGTAAAACTCAGAGCCTTTCTTTGGAGAATTTTTGTTCGTAGCTGGGTTAAACGTATAAAAATATAATTATTATTGAAACTACCTTTGATAAGGAATAATTTTGAAAATATTACATGTAATAAATCTACAAGGTTTTGGTGGCGCTGAGCGACTTTTTATTGAGTATATAAAAAATAGCTCATTTGATAATGAAATATTGTGCACCAGCAACTACTTAAATAAAAATTTAACTTCAGAACTTGAAGGTTTTAAGATCACTTATGCAAATAAAGTTGCTTCAACATCGATAAAATATCCGACTTTTTAAGAAAATTTATTCTTACAAAGAAAATAGAAAAATCCAAGGCTAATAAAACTATCATTTGGGATTTTATACCTAGATTATCAAGAAAACCTAAAAATACAGATCTTATCTATTATGATCATGGTTGTTCTTGGCAATATGATATTAATAATAAAACATTAAACTTTTTCCAAATACTAGATTCAGCGATTGCAGTTTCTCATGCATCAAAACGTATAATGGAGCTAAGATTTAATCCCAGCATAGAAATAAAAACTGTAATAAATAAATTATCCTGCAATACAATAAAAAACACCAAAACAATAAAAAATAAAGAAAAAATTGTATTAGGGACAGCATCTAGATTAGTAGGAATAAAAGGTATTGGTATTTCAATACTCACATTAAAAAAATTATTAGATAAACACATAAAAGCAAATTTAATTATCGCAGGAGATGGTGAGCAAAAAGATGATTTGTATAATTTAGCAGTAAAGCTAGGAATTGAAGAAAACGTAAGCTTCATTGGTTATCAATCCAATATGAGCGATTTCTACTCAAAAATAGATATATATATGAGTACTCCTATTCTAGAAGCTTTTGGGTTGTCATGTATAGAGGCGCTATCTAATGGCATTCCTGTAATATTTCCTATGTCTAATGGTCAACCTGAAGCAATAAAAGATAAGTATTGTGGTGTAGGAATTATTCCCGATATAACTACAGAAGAATATTATCAACAAACTGGAATTAAAGCTGATTGTTCATATGATGCTTATGACCCAATCAACGATTGCTTAACTTCACCTAAATTAATTGATCCAAACAAGTGTGCTACAGCTGTGCAATATGTGATAAATAATTATAGCCAACTAAGTAAAAATTCATTGAAGTGGTCAAAAGAAACTATGAATTATGATTTATTTATAAAAGAATTTGAACTAGCCATTTTAAAGTAAAAAAATTAAGGCAGATAAATATAATATCTGCCTTATTAAATATATATATTAATACCCAATCGCTAAATAAAAACAATCTATATAACCAGCATTACCCGTTAATGTAAACCCTGTTTTAGAACGATTAGTAGTACCTAACATTGCATATCCTTCTGCCGCAGTAACCATAATAGCTAATACCGCATTAGGAAAAGGCGTTGCAAATTTAAAATCTAATGATTGTCCTGCACTCCATTTTAATCGATTCCATTGTTGCATTATTCCAGTATCACCACATTTCCACCAACCAGATTGAGCCTTACTTGCAGTATTCTTAGCGCCATAATTTCCAGCTGGTGCATAATTCCCTTTAGGCTGATACTTACCATCTGATTCTGATTTTGAATAACTGTAACCAGAAGCTTGATAACTGCCTTTAGGCTGATATTTACCATCAGACTCTGCCTTTGTATACGAAGCACCTAACTAATGCATAATTACCCGCTGGTTGGTAATTTCCTTTGCCTTGATAACGCTCGTCACTTTCTGCTTTTGTATAGCTACTTCCAGCCGTTGCATAACTCCCTTTAGCTTGATATCGACCATCCGATTCCGTCTTCGTATATGAAGCACCGGCTAATGCATAATTACCTTTAGGTTGATAATTTCCCTTAGGTTGAAAAGCATCTGTAGAGGCTTTCTGGCTCATAACGTGCTCGGTTGATGGACCAATACCTTGAGATATTCTTGATTTGTCTAATTTATTATTAAGTCCACTATTTAGCGCTGTATTGGTCGCATAATCGCCTGACGGTTGGTAACTCCCTTTCGCTTGATATCGACCATCACTTTCCGTTTTAGTGTAACTATCCCCTTTGTTTGCGTAGTTCCCTGCTGGCGCATAATTACCCTTTGGCTGATATTTGGTGTCGGTTTCTGCCTTTGAATAGCTGTAACCGGATGGTGTGTAATTGCCTAACGGTTGAAAACGTTGATCTGATTCTGTTTTAGAATAAGCGCCTACATCACCTGCTGTGACATCGGCTTTTAACTCTGCCCATGCATTGCCGGCAACCGGCTCAATATTGTTATTCTCAACTTTAGACTGCCAGACTTTATTTTTATGATAGACAATAGCGCGTATTGCATACGGCTGACCGGCTTCAGCCCATTTTGGAAAACCAAATAACTGAATTTCACCAATGGCTTCCGTGATATCGTGAAATATCCCGTTCATTTTTTCACGTTCGATATCTTTAGCAGCAGGATCTGTGACTTGGTCACGTTCATAATCGTAACCATAGCCTTGTGTATAGGAAACAGAACCGTCTGGTTGGATTTCTACGGGTATAGAAGCCTTATCCCCTTGTGTTGCAAAGGGGGTTTTAAAAATAGTTGTCATAGAAATTATGCTCCGAAGTTACTGCCTAAGAAGTTTTTACGATGCTGACCAACGCCAAAGGCTTTTTTGGTCACAATGCGATATTTGACGCCAACGCCAGAAGGACGTGGCATTAAGTCGAAATTTTCGAGAAGAACACGTAGGCGTTCGTCAGGGTTGAAGTTAAAAACGTAATACATATAAGTCATGTCTAGCGGATCAAGGACAAAGACTTTGCTGTCATCACGCCAAAAGAAACGTTTTAAAAACTCGTTAATATTGGTGACCGTGGGGCTTTGTGTCAGATTAAAATAGCGCATTCGTACTAACATGCGTTTTTGATCAACAGTCAGTGACAAGGTGTAATCCGCATTACGTCGGAAATTGGATTTAAAATTGGCTTTCTTTTTGCCAAAACCAAACCCGACTTTATTTTTGTCGCTCGGTGGAATATCAATACCTAAGGGTACATCCAGAATACGTGACCAAATCGACAACCCAAAGTCATTCGCCGTATTGATATTAAACACATCTCGGTACCAGTTTTGCCAAAATGACACCATCGACTTTTCAAAATGAGAGGCTTTAAAACTGGCGAGTTTCTTTAAATTCTCTGCATCTTCATACTGCCAGAGGATCGCTTTTAATAGGTCTGAATGGAACTCAAATTGTTGAACGTTCATACAATCACCACTTGCACAGCACCTCGTTGCAAGCGTGCGATTTGATTAATGGCAATCGGAATTAATGCAACATTCCATACTTTCCCGTCCAGTGACAATTCAACTTTAGTCACGAACAGACGAGGCTCAACAGTATTTACCGCTGAAGCTATCTCAAAAGGCGATACTTCACGTCCAACAATCAAACCGTTATCGCCGTCCAGATCTCCACGCGTCCATTGTTCTATGGCGCTGGGGATAATAGTTTGCGCATCAACGGCTGATTTTTTAACGGTCACTCGACAAAAAACGGTGATCTCCTTAGGGCGTGAAAATTTCACTTTATATTCTTGTCCACTTACCGGCTCTACAACACCGATTTCAATCTCTCCATTAAAAGCCGATCCAATAGTTTTTGTTCTCAGCAATGATTTAGCAATTTCGTTACTGTCGCCCCCTTCAACACAAATGTAAATGCTGTGAGGCAACAGAGAAATTCCATCAATAGTGAGCACCGAATCGGTGTAGTTCTCGCGAAAAGAAAGCGAGTTAACGCCCTCTAATTCATACAGTGAAGAGGTGATCGCTTCTGCGACACTGACGGTATTTTTAGCCAGTGTTTGCTTACGTCGTCGTCTTGCTTTGATATCAGATTCAGCATAACGACCAACAACCGCATGAGTGGGGTTATTGACTTTCTCCCAACCTAATACTGAGCTAGCAACAGAATTCAGTTGGCCGGCACCGCATTCAACAGGGCCATATTCAACCGCCCTCATATCCCCTGTTGCTTTGCCAGTATTATCAATAATCAAGGGTGAAACTGTTTCGAACATGGCACCGGCAACACTGGATGCTAATGAGCCCTTGGGAATAATCGTGCCGGGTACGCCACTAAATTCAACGCTGGAAAGATAAGAACGAGTGGCATTAATGCGTTGGCCACCCATTAGGGCCCATATTGCATCAAGAAAAACACCACCAGCAATATCGGGATTGATTTGATTTGCTAACTCGGCATTATTCCTCACCATTGCATCACGGTTTTCAACTTCCATCGTCGCCAATGCCCCTTGTGGTGTCTCAGGGGCAAGGTTAATCGATTGACCAAACACCGCACGAAACTCGCTTTCGACTTCATCACGTATTGTGGCCGTGTCGGGAAGAATAACGCCTTTATTATTAATATAACGATAATCAGCCATTCAATGTAAACCCTCCGTATATCGTGCGAATTGTCGCTTGGTACTTCAATTCACCGTTCTCGACTGTGGCGCTAAAATGGGTCACTTCAACCACCTCTTCAATTTCGCTCATACGTTGTCTAAATGCCGTTTCAAACATCGGGATATCAGCTTGGCGACCAAAGGTTGTTGGCCAGAACGGAATGCCTTTATCTTTTTTATGTAACATTTCACCACGAACCGCTTTAGCAAAATGCTGACAAAGGTTTTTAACCGCATCGTCTTTTTCACTGAATTGGAGGTTTCCATCAGGGCCGATAAAGAGATCATTATTTTTATCGATTGAAAATGTTCTCATAGAGGCGCTCCTGAATTTCCATGACCGGTCTCAACACCACTGTGTTGATGCGTAGAACCGATATCTTTTCCGTTATGTTTCATCGTGCCACCGTTTGATTCACTGTTACCGTTTACGCCATGATTACCATTTACCGTCACGTTACCGTTAAACTCATTTTCTGGTGCGTTAGAAATGAATTTAGGCGCATCTAAAACCGCTTTATCTTTATGTAATGAAAAACAAACCGAACCGTCCATTGATTGAATGACTAAGGCATCAATATTCTTTCCATCAATCACCCATCCTTTGATGGTGTCGGGGAAAAACATTGCATCACTAAATGAATGGAGGCGTGCGGTATTAGGTTGGTCTTCAAGCCCTCCACGTTGAAATATCAGGCTAATATCACGGTCATTGGCTTTTATCCAACCGAAATCACCCGGCTTAATCGGTGCGCGAATAAAGAAACCACCTCCCCCAAATCTAAAAACGGGAATGTTGGCCAATGGTGCTCGCCCGACTGTTCCCCCTTCAGTTGTTACCATCATCACCAGTGGTTTGATAACAGCACGATTGGTTTTATCGTCATAACTGACCACTGTTGCAGGGAGCATGTCCTCTGTATTCATCATCAGGTTACGAAATGCAGACGAGAGCGCACCGGCAAGCGAACCATCGCTAGCAATATCTGTATTGGGTTTATTCATGGTTATGCTCGTTTACAGGTAGCCTGATAAAAGAAAGGATCATCATGTGACGCAACATCAAATTTCAGTTGTTCAATAATATAGTCACCATTAAGTGCGGAATTAAATTTACTCTCAAGTCGTAGCATCCCTCCTAGTTCTGAGGCGCCATCAATTAAGTAGGTAACGGACAACCCTTTTCAGTGGCTTTGGGTATACCTACCATGCCTGATTTCATGCTAAGAATGCGCAAGCGCCCTTTTAAGGCTTGGTTATCATCTTTGACAAACAACGTATCATCATCAATAAAGGCTTTAACGTTTCCCGCTTCCTGCAATCGTTGTACTTGCTGTAACGCTGAACCGCAAAAATACCAATTAGCAATATTTTTATCGGTAGCTTGAAAGTCCAATCTAACCTTGCAATCCTTCGCCACCGATGAAGCGATCTCGCTCATTTTCTGCATGGCGCTACCACTGGAAGAAACAATATCACCTGAGCTGGCGTTATTGGTTTTAGCCTTAATGGTTAGCGTGACATCAGGAGGCGAGGCAATTTCTGCACTGACAATATCCCCGGTAAAGATACGAAATAATCCCGTATTGACGCGCCCTACTTCAAGGTAAAGACGGCGAGTTTGTTTGCCCTTATGATAAGGGCTGGTTTCAGTGAGAAGATAATCTCGAGTGTGGGCGTTTAATCCATCAATGCTAACTGTGCATTCATTTTGTAAGGGGTTTGCGTACTTGGTGCCGTTAGCTTTAATACGCAATCCTTCATACCACTGCAGTCGTTCTGCAACTTCAATTCCCACCCGTATTCGTCGTAAGTCCATCATCACTCCAAATAATTAATGATTGGGTTCTATCAAATGATTCATACCAGGGCAGATCATCATTTTCTGTTATAAACGCTAAATTTGTACCATCAGTCAGGTAGCGATAAGGAATGATAGGTGTGTTTGCCACCGCACGCATTCCCACTGCGATAACCTCACTTTCTCGTTCAATATCAAGATACATCGCATGGCGACTGGCTTTTATTGTTAGCGTCCAATTAACTCCTTCTAAATTGACGGATAAGCGTTGGTTTGGAATAGCTTTTAAAGGTATGACTTTCATTAGAAGCTCCAATCACCATCTGCGATACGTGTTGCGAACGAACCTTTTTTCTTAGTCTCAGTATCCGCGTCTTTAGTTTGTACATTTCCTCGATTTACCGTTGATGACTGCGTTGGCTTTTGTGTAGATCGAGGCGGTAATTCTCCGTATTCAGGCTCAACAGTACGCCACTCAACAAACCGTAGTGGCAATTTTATGGCATCAATCATGTCGGGTA
This genomic stretch from Proteus vulgaris harbors:
- a CDS encoding phage protein encodes the protein MNVQQFEFHSDLLKAILWQYEDAENLKKLASFKASHFEKSMVSFWQNWYRDVFNINTANDFGLSIWSRILDVPLGIDIPPSDKNKVGFGFGKKKANFKSNFRRNADYTLSLTVDQKRMLVRMRYFNLTQSPTVTNINEFLKRFFWRDDSKVFVLDPLDMTYMYYVFNFNPDERLRVLLENFDLMPRPSGVGVKYRIVTKKAFGVGQHRKNFLGSNFGA
- a CDS encoding phage protein, which gives rise to MADYRYINNKGVILPDTATIRDEVESEFRAVFGQSINLAPETPQGALATMEVENRDAMVRNNAELANQINPDIAGGVFLDAIWALMGGQRINATRSYLSSVEFSGVPGTIIPKGSLASSVAGAMFETVSPLIIDNTGKATGDMRAVEYGPVECGAGQLNSVASSVLGWEKVNNPTHAVVGRYAESDIKARRRRKQTLAKNTVSVAEAITSSLYELEGVNSLSFRENYTDSVLTIDGISLLPHSIYICVEGGDSNEIAKSLLRTKTIGSAFNGEIEIGVVEPVSGQEYKVKFSRPKEITVFCRVTVKKSAVDAQTIIPSAIEQWTRGDLDGDNGLIVGREVSPFEIASAVNTVEPRLFVTKVELSLDGKVWNVALIPIAINQIARLQRGAVQVVIV
- a CDS encoding phage protein — translated: MRTFSIDKNNDLFIGPDGNLQFSEKDDAVKNLCQHFAKAVRGEMLHKKDKGIPFWPTTFGRQADIPMFETAFRQRMSEIEEVVEVTHFSATVENGELKYQATIRTIYGGFTLNG
- a CDS encoding phage protein — protein: MNKPNTDIASDGSLAGALSSAFRNLMMNTEDMLPATVVSYDDKTNRAVIKPLVMMVTTEGGTVGRAPLANIPVFRFGGGGFFIRAPIKPGDFGWIKANDRDISLIFQRGGLEDQPNTARLHSFSDAMFFPDTIKGWVIDGKNIDALVIQSMDGSVCFSLHKDKAVLDAPKFISNAPENEFNGNVTVNGNHGVNGNSESNGGTMKHNGKDIGSTHQHSGVETGHGNSGAPL
- a CDS encoding phage protein; its protein translation is MDLRRIRVGIEVAERLQWYEGLRIKANGTKYANPLQNECTVSIDGLNAHTRDYLLTETSPYHKGKQTRRLYLEVGRVNTGLFRIFTGDIVSAEIASPPDVTLTIKAKTNNASSGDIVSSSGSAMQKMSEIASSVAKDCKVRLDFQATDKNIANWYFCGSALQQVQRLQEAGNVKAFIDDDTLFVKDDNQALKGRLRILSMKSGMVGIPKATEKGCPLPT
- a CDS encoding phage protein encodes the protein MKVIPLKAIPNQRLSVNLEGVNWTLTIKASRHAMYLDIERESEVIAVGMRAVANTPIIPYRYLTDGTNLAFITENDDLPWYESFDRTQSLIIWSDDGLTTNTGGN
- a CDS encoding phage protein, with protein sequence MIDAIKLPLRFVEWRTVEPEYGELPPRSTQKPTQSSTVNRGNVQTKDADTETKKKGSFATRIADGDWSF